A window of Rhododendron vialii isolate Sample 1 chromosome 11a, ASM3025357v1 genomic DNA:
TTTGCCACATGGCATTCTTTTTCGATAGTAGCAATTTCCTATTATGTATAGCTTTTTGTTATTTACACATTGTTCATCCATATCATACTGCACAACAAACACACTGAGCATGTCAATGTGTTATAAATCCCATGTCCCTTTCCCATTCTTGTTTTTcaaaagttaagtttttcaaacGATATTAAATCCCCCTTTGAAAATGCTAAGTAGAGACCAATTTTCACCAGGCGAGCGGAGCGGGGTGcttttttaacaaaactttCCATGGTCGTAACGTAGCTCCCGAATCTAGAATCTCAACATTTTTGCTAGATCAAAAGCCACTTTCAAACAAACTCTCAGTTTCTCAGATAAACtatctcaaaaattcgggtggcgactctaCTGGGGACTTAAGTTATTCAATACTttggaatttttcttttaaatttttcaaAGGATCGaataataaagagagccaaatatAAAAAGCATTTTTCTTGGGGGATTTAAAATCTATTGAAAAATTTAACTTTATTCTTTTACACTCTGCATAGCACCAGCCTTGCTCGTGCGTTCTAGCAATCTTGCCCGGCTTGCCGGTGACAAGCACTCCCAAGATGCCTAGCAACCCTCAACCGTGATGAGTCATCATACTGTTTGATTGTAGCCTTGCTGTACACTTAGCAATGGGATGTACATCTTGACTCTAATCGAGGGAACCCCTTTAAACCCAAACCGGCCTTTTGCACGCGTTGTAAGCAATAGCACCTTCCACACTAGGACAAGGTCCTGCCAGTTAGGACTTTGTGATATATCTTGCTTACGTGTTGTATTTTTCCTGCTTACATGCTACATCACATCACATCATCATGATACATCACACATGTATAGCTCGACCGTTAGAGTAGTTCTTggacttctctctccctcctatgGCCTTTAAAAGGTTGTTAACAtgcgatgaagagtcgtgcccCATGGGACGCATGTTGTTTAAAACTGATAAGTCCTTAAAATGACATGCTTTGGGGAAATCAAATCTTATTAAGTCTTCAATACATTCCTCAAAccaagggttcaaaaaaaaaaagcaaaaacaaaaagaaatataacaaaaaaagagagggaagaaATGACAAAAGTGATAATTCCATGATACTTATCACCAATTTGGTTAGAGTACAAAGCTACTACACCGTTTGGGCTAATAGCGCCATGTCGCTCACGCCATTCCGGTCACAGTACCGCGTCATTCTTACTAAGCCATTTTCAAAATGAAAGTGAGCCTTTGAAAGAAAACCAATTAAAGACTTAGCTTGCTTTGACATCTCCTAAAGCGCAATTATTAACAAAGGATACATCATTAAAAAGAAACTCTAAGGATCGAGGCAACCTTTTAAAACCCTTTTCTTGTCAGTCTAAGAGactttaaatccatggagtttgcgATACCTCTGGTGTTTGTCGTGCCCATATAGCTCCCCTAGTTTGGTCTAGCATTGGACGCATTAGTATCTGGGTTGCAACAATCTTATTGATCTGCCTTGGATGGTCACGATAAGGATATTGGCTTTGATTCCGAACATTCAgaatttaacctacctgacacgacctactCGGGATTGTTGAAAACTTTGGGATGTGGACAACATTGTCGATTTGAACATGGGAAGCGAGGTGTGGACTGTCAACACCGCCCTTGTcaatggaggattttgggacgttccattTGTCACCAATCCATGGACACCCTTTGAAGAAGATGCTGCACAAGACCCTGCTTTCTGGGAGGGATTAGTGATGGAAGATTTGGAGTGGAACTCAGCTCTGGGACCAAACTCGTCCGCAGCAGTTGCATCAATTGACAAAGGAAAATGCAATTTGGAGGATGTGCCAGCTAATCTATGGGATTTTGTTGATTCGTCTTCCtggtgggatgttgccaacGTCACAAGGAGTGGCCGAGTATTCCAGCCATCTAATTTGCAGGCCGGAAGCTCGTCCAACCCACTTGCTCAGAAGACCACCGCTCCCGCtgctcagaggaatgatccaGTTGTTCCAGGTGGGGTTCCCGAAGAAGACGCTATTCTGAAATAGCTCGAACAAATCCCTGCTACTGTGTCTATCTGGGGGTTGATATCgccatcaaaggagcatcgtgaaaagctgtcCGCAACATTGGCCTGGCTCACGGTACCAACCGACATTACCCCCGAAGCCATGATCACTCTTGTACTACCACTTCTCTCCAAACGCTCCGTcacgtttaccgagaaggacCTACCTGCcgaaggaaccgctcacaaTCGCCCGTTGCACATCACCATCAAGTGCCAGGGACATTGGGTGCCGACTGTGCTAATTGGCAATGGTTCTGCCATTaatgtttgcccaatgagggttgcctaccgctTAGGACTTACAAAGAATGATTTGACACCTTCTAATCTGGCAGTCAAAACATATGATAGCACTCGTCGTGTGGTGGAAGGGACTCTGATTCTCAAACTCGATGCAGAGGGCTTTGAAATGCACGTAGAATTCCACGTGGTCGATATCCTTGCTACCTTTAATCTGCTGCTGGGCAAGCCGTGGCTTCATggggccgacatcatggcggtACCTTCGACTTTGCACCAAAAAGTTATGTTGGGGCTccctactggaactttgacaatttgcggggactctgggatccgcccgctcacaaACAATGGAACGCTTGTTTTGGGGatcatgcacggggaagaagactcagactttggGGGCTTCTCTTTTGACATGtcgggctcagtcctcgccattgccatggatgatgatttatGATGATTTTATTGTAAGTTCAACTGCTCTcgaaatgatgagaaaaatgtcattcatgcctagcttaggactcgggatcaaccaacaagggatcgctgaatTCCCTGTCTTTTctttcaccgaaggccgctttggtttaGGTTACACTCCACCGGCAAAAggcgccaaaaagaggaaagatacgggaaaacctcgaaccttTTATGGTAATCCTGATAGCTACTTTGTTCGGGAAGGAGGAGGCTCTACTTactcgggacagatagagccgttttgggatccgaaAACTTGCACTTGGCTACCAggttttgaaatctttgctgcagaTACCTGGTTTGATGACGAAGAAGAGATAGCCAAAGAGGAGCTTGCTAAGGGGGAGTTCAAGAAACAGCTGGCTCGGGTCAAGGAAAAGGCTAACTGGCTGAAGACTTTCGATCAGGGAAGTTTGGAGTTGCTGTTCTCCCaggtaggtttggttggcaaaaGCGAAGAGGTTGAAGTGCTAATGCTTGGGCCCGGCTAATCAGACGTTCTCGAGAATCCTACTTCTCTCATCATGGAGGCGAagggaagtattaataactgcattttcactccacgCCTGACATGCATCATTGATatatctgaatctgacacagagtctgtcaagtctaggtctagctcagagttggagtttgtgcctcttggccctcctcgtcatagcttttactttgaaTTCAAGTCgtctgtacttggcaaccctgttgggctttatgaaatgcatgatcctgcttccgaatactttgctagcttttgaataaattgtgtcgaccctgacgatgaaggaatagatttcaATGGGaccatccccaaggaaatgtgttccctcgctgaaagggaagacgaaaggcatgctcagcctctaaaagaaaaagtaatttttgtaaacttgaaagacgaggtagacccccggatggttcaaattggttcaaagCTGTCCCTATATGAGCATTCCGCCCAGTCAGATAGGCTCGAAGAATCcatcgatgtcatcggcatgATTCGACCTTCTGCTTCAATGGTCACAAGTTCATATTGGTGGCCATtgattattttaccaagtgggtCGAAGCTGAATCCTATAAAACCCTAAcaacggttcaagttgctcaattcattcgaaagaacatcatctatcgatacgGTGTTCCTCAAGCATTTGTATCAGATAATGGGAgccatttcaaaggaagggtccTGGAACTTTTCGAGGAGTTCAAGATcgagatccatcattcaacgacctatcgtccacaaacaaatggagtagTCGAGGCCGCAAataagaatgtcgagatgatcatcaagaaaatcaCTGAGTCTGCGAGGGACTGGCACGACCAACTGCCTCTAGCCCTTTAGGGATACCGAACGTCGATCCGCACTTCGACTGGTGCAACTCCCTTTTCCTTGGTCTAttggatggaggcagtactccCTATTGAGTTGGAAGTTCCGTCCTTAAGAGTCATGACTGAAAGTGGTCTCGAGGAAGTTGAGTGGCTGAGTGGGAGGTTTGTCGggctgatgttgtttgatgagagaaggctctGTGCTCTGTATCACGTTCAGGGGTATCAACGACGAATTGCTCAAGCGTTcaataaaaaggtgaagtccaggggttTAGTCGAAAgggacatggttacaaaggaaatctGCGCCCCAATGTTTGATTCTCGCGGGAAGTTTAGACCGATGCGATCTgggccttacattatcaagaccatcctatccagGGGTGCTGTTaagctcatcgatctcgatggcaatgaattcaacaccctggtcaacctggaacaactcaagcgttactatccctgagagatgctcgttgggtcgaaaaccacaagggtgggcgattccaagcaaaagttagagcagcctgctagaccgaaaacctaaggaggcggtttaggcaaaaataaatgggcaaaagttgaaagctcgctagatcgaaaacctgaaaaggcggttctaggcaaaagttagagcgtaaaaggagaggtaaaatacacgagtgaacctttgcctgaactacgttttgacctaattccttgaaaagggattcGTAGGCAATCTCGCTTTGAGATTCGATCATATTCCATCAACTTCATCCAGggttgacatttttgggtccaCATCACAAGTCGAGGAGGTCGAGCGCAAGTCGAAGCTGTATTGAAGGAAATCAGAAAATGGGAAACCCTTCGTCTTTCGATTTTATTGTAATTACTACTTCtgatacataagctgagcataaaagccttaaaacagttaaagcatgaaaaacagaacaaaatgcttgagaagcctaattgctcacagcttattctaagcatagcaaagtggtccGGAGTCAGCCAATATTTTCTCTTACGTTTACATCTGCTCTTAACCACTATCTGTAGCGATTCCTCGGCCCTATGGTAAAGTCTGGCATTTCCGCCTGAAGGACTCTGAGTCCCCAACACCCCTGATAACTGTTGAatgtttgagcgttgaaattgGGGACACGGAAGTTCCCAGTACTGATACCGTTGTTCTCTTGAGAAACGCCTAGCTGACGAAAGATGTGGC
This region includes:
- the LOC131306814 gene encoding uncharacterized protein LOC131306814 codes for the protein MEAVLPIELEVPSLRVMTESGLEEVEWLSGRFVGLMLFDERRLCALYHVQGYQRRIAQAFNKKVKSRGLVERDMVTKEICAPMFDSRGKFRPMRSGPYIIKTILSRGAVKLIDLDAIPRPYGKVWHFRLKDSESPTPLITVECLSVEIGDTEVPSTDTVVLLRNA